One Arcobacter sp. FWKO B genomic window, TAGGCGATGATGTAGCTATGCATTTGCCCAAAATTGGTATGCAGTTTCCTTTGGTTAAAGAATATCCATCATTGATTGCAAGATCAGTCATAGAAAAATATGATGATGGTTCACTTGAATTTACTGGTAATTTCAAAGAAGGTGAAGTCGTAAAGTTTGGTTTTATAAATAGTGATAGTGTATTTGCTGATGCATCTTATGTATCAGAAGAGATACTAAATACAGATGTAGAGTCTATTTTTATTTATTCATGTATGGCTAGAAGAAGGCTAATGCCTGATATGATTTATAAAGAGATTGAACCTCTTTCTACCCTAGCATCAACAGCTGGTTTTTTTACAAATGGTAGTTTTTTAACCCATAATAATGAGAGTTTGTTCAATCAAACCATGAGTGTTATTGCTTTAAGTGAAAATGTAAAAAAACCAATTATCAAATTTAAACATACCCCTCAAAATATAGTAAGTAAGAAAAAATTAGACTTTTTTTCTACCGTTAAAGCACTTGTGCATCTAGTTGATACTTCCCACAAAGAACTCGAGCTTAAAAATCAACAACTTCAAGAGTTAAATGAAATATTAGAAAATTCTATTGATTTAAAAATAAGAGAGTTAAGGGAAAAAGATCATATCTTAATACAACAATCAAAATTAGCTTCTATGGGGGAGATGATAGGTAATATTGCCCATCAGTGGAGGCAACCACTCAATGTCATAGGGGCTATTAATATGAAAATAGAAACATTACTTGATTTTGGTGAGGTTATTGATTCTCAAAAATACAAACCTATTAGTAGTGATATAGTTATGCAACTAGATTATATGTCAAAAACTATTGATGATTTTAGAGATTTTTTTATCAAAAGAAAAGAAAAAAGTGTATTTAGTATTTATGAAGCAATAATGGATGTGTATAATTTAGTTAAGATTCAGTATCAAAATAAAAATATTGAAATAGATATTCAAGGGAGTGATATTTTTATAAATGGTTATAAAAATGAGTTTAAGCAGGTAGTAATAAATATACTTAACAATGCAAAAGATGCTATTTTAGCTAGATACAATAATAGAACACTTCAAGATGATGGCTATATTAAAATAATTCTTAGCGGAAATCTTGAAAATATACAACTTTTTATTATTGATAATGGAGGTGGTATTCCTGAGAGTGTATTGCCTAAAATTTTTGAACCATACTATACAACTAAATCAAAAACCAAAGGGACAGGTATTGGCTTGTATATGAGCCATCATATTATTCATGGTCATTTTCACGGTGAACTACAAGTGGAAAATACAGTATTTACACATAATAATAACAAATATAAAGGTGCTATGTTCAAAATCATATTACCTTCTAAAATCAACTCACAATAATAACACATTTTTTTCTTACTATTCATCAATAAGCTTTCTTTGGTAAATATTTAATATTTATTATAAATATTTTATAAAGATTAAAGAAAGGTTTTATTTTAAGCAATAAAATAGGTGGTATATTGTGACTTTAAACCTAAATGTAACCAATATTATCAAAGAGTGTAAAAATACAAATGTTTTATATGTTGAAGATGATATTGAAACAGTTGCAAGCGTATCTGAAGTGTTGAAAACATTTTTTAATAAGGTTTATATCGCATACAATGGTAAAGATGGTTTAGATAATTTTTTAGCAAATAAAGATGATATTGATATAGTGATATCTGATATTGTTATGCCAGAAAAAAGTGGCTTAGAAATGGTTCAGGATATTAGAAAGATTGATAGTGGTGTAAGTATTATTATGCTTTCAGCAAATAGTGATTTAGATAGTTTATTAGATATTATAAGATATGGTGTTGATGGTTTTTTAATAAAACCATTAGAGTATAATCAATTTATATCCACTATTTCACAAATCGTTGAAAAGATAGCATTAAAAAGACAAAATGAAGAGTATAAACAATATTTAGAAGAAAAAATAAAACAAAAAAGTGAAGAACTAAAAAAACAGTATTATATTGATAAATTAACAGGATTAAAAAATAGACTTGCTTTACTAGATGATATTAAAAAATATAATTCAAGCAAACTTATATTGTTTGATATAAATAGGTTTTCAGCTGTAAATGATGTCTATGGACATGAAATAGGTGATAGCGTTTTAAGGTTGGTTGCAAATATACTAAACAAAATGGTTTATAATAGTTGTGATGTGTATAGGATATCTTCTGATCAGTTTGTAATCTTGCCAAAAAGTTGTGATGAACTCTCTTTTTGTATGAAATTAATAGAAGATTTGCTCAATGATTTATCTTTACAAGATATTACATTTGATATAGATGATATGATTATAGAAGTTGGTATATCAGCAACTTTTGCAATAGTAACTGATGTTCCATCTAAAAAATTACTAGAGTGTGGTTATACCGCTTTAGCGTATGCAAAAACAACAAATCAGCCATATATACACTATAAAAAGAGTTTAGAACAAAAAATAAACCATAAGAAGAAACTTGAAGCCGTAAAGCTTATAAAAAAAGCACTAGAAGAAGACAGACTTATTCCATATTATCAACCAATATATAAAGCTGATGATAGTGTAAGTTATGAGTGTCTAGCAAGAGTTATAAAAGGTGATACTGAAATAGTATTACCAAGTAGTTTTATGGCTGAAATCAAAAGTACGCCATATTATACAAAAGTTACTAAAACTATGATACAAAAATCTTTTAGTTACTTTGAAAATAAGCCTTATAAATTTAGCATAAATTTATCATTTGAAGATATTTTAAATCAACAAATAGTTGACTATTTATTGGAGCAACTACAAGAAAGAAATCTTTCAAATAGGTTAATTATAGAGATTTTGGAAAGTGAATCGATAGATAACTATGAAGTTGTAAAAAATTTTATAACACAAATTCGTAAATTTGATGTTGCTATAGCTATAGATGATTTTGGAAGTGGATATTCAAACTTTTCTTATATGTTAGAGTTAGAGCCTGATTATATAAAAATTGATGGTTCAATTATTCAAAATATTTCTCAAGATTCAAAAGCATATTCTATAGCAAAATCTATTGTTTATTTTGCTAATGAACTAGGAATTAAAACAATAGCTGAGTTTATCAAAGACAAAGATGTGTACGAAAAAAGCCTAGAACTTGATATTTATGGCAGACAGGGCTTTTTTCTAGGTAAGCCAGTATCAGATATTATAAGTAAAGGATGAACAATGAAAATTTTAGTTGTTGATGACGATAGAGAATATCTTGATATGATTGAAATGGCGTTAAAAAAAGCGTTTAATGAACTTTTAGTTGAAATAGTAGATAATGGTAAAGATGCGATATCTAAATGTAATGCAGAACCAATAGATTTGATTTTCCTTGATGTAAATATGCCAAAAATGAGTGGAATAAATGTAGCAAATATTTTAAAAAATGTTGAAAAAACATCAAGTATCCCAATAATTTTTGTTACATCAAACTCATATGCTGACTTTGCTGATAAAGGGTTTGAAATGGGGAGTATTGATTATATTTCTAAGCCTATTGATATAAATTTACTTTTAAATAGGGTAGCTTTATATATAACAATAATAAAACAACAAAAATCACTTGAAGAAGCAAATGCAATCTTGAAAAAAAGAGTTGATAAAGCCATGTATGAAAATGAGTTACATGAGCAGATGTTAATACATCAAAGTAAAACTTCTGTTATGGGTGAGATGATAGGTGCGATAGCCCATCAATGGAGACAACCTTTAAATATCATAGCAACTTCTATGATAAATCTAGAAACAAAAGCAGAACTTGGTATGCTTGACCTTAATGAAATAAAAAGGATTTATACTAAAATAAATACTACGCTACAGTTTTTATCAAAAACAATTGATGATTTTAGAAACTTTTTTTTGACATCAAACTCAAAAGAAAAAATAAATCTAGTTCAAGCTGTAAATTATACAATTGATTTAGTATCAGCACAATTTAAAGCACATAATATAGCAATAGAATTTGTATATAACAAGGATGAATCATACATGATTGATGGGTATTTTAACGAATTTAGACAAGTGGTCTTAAATCTATTTGCAAATAGCAAAGATGCTATTGAAGCAAGGATGAAAGAAAATGAAGAACTTGATGGTTATATTAAAATAACATTAAGTAAGGTTAGTGATAGTATAAGTCTAACATTTTGTGATAATGGTGGTGGAATATCCCCAGAGATACAAAGTAAAATATTTAATCCTTATTTTACAACAAAATTTGCAGGACAAGGGACAGGAATAGGACTTTACTTATCAAAATCAATAATAGAAAAATTTCATAACGGAACAATAGAAGTTTATAATAAAAATGATGGTGCTTGTTTTGAAATAAAATTTAAAATCTAAGGTGGTAGCAAATGTCTGATTATAATTTAAAAAATTTGTTAGAATCAGCTAATAATTTAAAAATACTTTATGTTGAAG contains:
- a CDS encoding FIST N-terminal domain-containing protein encodes the protein MQVFTYITKKKEIAKLRDSILKLFPYAKIIGTTTDGEINGSKVSTHKTVVSVTIFEKTTVEAIALEYKKEHCKECRAYYECISFGKSLANQFTKTDPKVAIFFADGLNLNGENFIKAVGETLPSTVIIGGLAGSSGSFKTTLVFDNKNIFKHGAVGIGLYGESIIAITDYKCNWSTIGKAMKITKSNGNRIYTIDGNSAYDIYRYYLGDDVAMHLPKIGMQFPLVKEYPSLIARSVIEKYDDGSLEFTGNFKEGEVVKFGFINSDSVFADASYVSEEILNTDVESIFIYSCMARRRLMPDMIYKEIEPLSTLASTAGFFTNGSFLTHNNESLFNQTMSVIALSENVKKPIIKFKHTPQNIVSKKKLDFFSTVKALVHLVDTSHKELELKNQQLQELNEILENSIDLKIRELREKDHILIQQSKLASMGEMIGNIAHQWRQPLNVIGAINMKIETLLDFGEVIDSQKYKPISSDIVMQLDYMSKTIDDFRDFFIKRKEKSVFSIYEAIMDVYNLVKIQYQNKNIEIDIQGSDIFINGYKNEFKQVVINILNNAKDAILARYNNRTLQDDGYIKIILSGNLENIQLFIIDNGGGIPESVLPKIFEPYYTTKSKTKGTGIGLYMSHHIIHGHFHGELQVENTVFTHNNNKYKGAMFKIILPSKINSQ
- a CDS encoding EAL domain-containing protein; translation: MTLNLNVTNIIKECKNTNVLYVEDDIETVASVSEVLKTFFNKVYIAYNGKDGLDNFLANKDDIDIVISDIVMPEKSGLEMVQDIRKIDSGVSIIMLSANSDLDSLLDIIRYGVDGFLIKPLEYNQFISTISQIVEKIALKRQNEEYKQYLEEKIKQKSEELKKQYYIDKLTGLKNRLALLDDIKKYNSSKLILFDINRFSAVNDVYGHEIGDSVLRLVANILNKMVYNSCDVYRISSDQFVILPKSCDELSFCMKLIEDLLNDLSLQDITFDIDDMIIEVGISATFAIVTDVPSKKLLECGYTALAYAKTTNQPYIHYKKSLEQKINHKKKLEAVKLIKKALEEDRLIPYYQPIYKADDSVSYECLARVIKGDTEIVLPSSFMAEIKSTPYYTKVTKTMIQKSFSYFENKPYKFSINLSFEDILNQQIVDYLLEQLQERNLSNRLIIEILESESIDNYEVVKNFITQIRKFDVAIAIDDFGSGYSNFSYMLELEPDYIKIDGSIIQNISQDSKAYSIAKSIVYFANELGIKTIAEFIKDKDVYEKSLELDIYGRQGFFLGKPVSDIISKG
- a CDS encoding response regulator, with the translated sequence MKILVVDDDREYLDMIEMALKKAFNELLVEIVDNGKDAISKCNAEPIDLIFLDVNMPKMSGINVANILKNVEKTSSIPIIFVTSNSYADFADKGFEMGSIDYISKPIDINLLLNRVALYITIIKQQKSLEEANAILKKRVDKAMYENELHEQMLIHQSKTSVMGEMIGAIAHQWRQPLNIIATSMINLETKAELGMLDLNEIKRIYTKINTTLQFLSKTIDDFRNFFLTSNSKEKINLVQAVNYTIDLVSAQFKAHNIAIEFVYNKDESYMIDGYFNEFRQVVLNLFANSKDAIEARMKENEELDGYIKITLSKVSDSISLTFCDNGGGISPEIQSKIFNPYFTTKFAGQGTGIGLYLSKSIIEKFHNGTIEVYNKNDGACFEIKFKI